In Staphylococcus lloydii, the following proteins share a genomic window:
- the ribE gene encoding riboflavin synthase → MFTGIVEEVGTIKQSNSKSTIVELTIACHKILEDVHIGDSISVNGACLTVTAFTKDSFTVQVIKGTEAKTYLNKLNQGAEVNLERAMSGNGRFGGHFVLGHVDEVGTITNIKATDNSKIVSIKTTSKAIGEMVQQGSIAVDGVSLSIFQLNEQSFDIHLIPETRKSTILNDKRVGDAVHLETDMLFKYVNRIMNSNNATLTEDKLKAFGF, encoded by the coding sequence ATGTTTACAGGAATCGTTGAAGAAGTCGGTACGATTAAGCAAAGTAATAGTAAAAGTACGATTGTAGAGTTAACGATTGCATGTCATAAAATATTGGAAGATGTGCATATTGGAGATTCAATTAGTGTCAACGGCGCGTGTTTAACAGTAACGGCATTTACTAAGGATAGCTTTACTGTTCAAGTTATAAAAGGCACAGAAGCTAAGACATATTTGAATAAATTAAATCAGGGTGCTGAAGTTAACTTAGAGCGTGCCATGAGTGGTAACGGCCGTTTTGGAGGACACTTTGTATTAGGACATGTTGATGAAGTTGGCACTATTACAAATATAAAAGCTACTGATAATTCAAAAATTGTGTCAATAAAGACAACATCAAAAGCAATAGGTGAAATGGTACAACAAGGATCGATTGCTGTTGATGGTGTAAGTTTATCTATATTTCAATTAAATGAGCAAAGTTTTGATATTCATTTAATTCCAGAAACAAGAAAATCAACAATTTTAAATGATAAACGTGTTGGAGATGCTGTGCATTTAGAAACAGATATGTTGTTTAAATATGTTAATCGTATAATGAATAGCAATAATGCCACACTAACTGAAGATAAATTAAAAGCTTTTGGCTTTTAG
- a CDS encoding fluoride efflux transporter FluC — MLTLLLVCVGGGIGAVIRGGITEICINKFPSQFPIATFIANIIGSLLIGITLGHALQISWINPFLVTGILGGLTTFSTLSSELVKMIESKTNLPLFISYSILQYGGCFVACLIGYKLF, encoded by the coding sequence ATGTTAACTTTACTATTAGTCTGTGTAGGCGGTGGCATTGGTGCTGTAATTCGTGGTGGCATAACTGAAATATGCATAAACAAGTTTCCAAGTCAGTTTCCAATAGCAACATTTATCGCAAATATTATTGGTAGCCTACTAATTGGCATTACTCTAGGACACGCCCTACAAATCAGTTGGATTAATCCGTTTTTAGTAACAGGTATATTAGGCGGTTTAACTACGTTTTCAACTTTATCATCCGAATTAGTGAAAATGATTGAGTCCAAAACCAATTTACCTTTATTTATTAGTTATTCAATTTTACAATACGGTGGTTGCTTCGTCGCTTGTTTAATAGGATACAAGTTATTTTAA
- the ribD gene encoding bifunctional diaminohydroxyphosphoribosylaminopyrimidine deaminase/5-amino-6-(5-phosphoribosylamino)uracil reductase RibD, translated as MSQFLKHAVDLAKMVEGQTGVNPPVGAIVVKEGRIVGLGAHLQRGDKHAEVQALEMAQEKAKDATIYVSLEPCSHYGTTPPCVEKIIEYGISKVVYAVKDTTLMSDSDDILNEAGIEVEFSYNEEAAQLCNDFFKAKKNGKPEVTVKVSCSLDGKQANDNGQSQWITNRSVKQDVFNLRHKHDAVLTGRETLIADDPQYTTRIENGKNPVKVILTKTGDIDFDLKIFSDMTTPILIYTENKALTSTLPQVKIIYMENSNIANILEDLYLRGVGKLLVEAGPTITSTFIETKEFNKLIIYYAPKVIGGSGKYQFYSTDNVFELSEVQNFEIVNSRMLENNLKLELRKK; from the coding sequence TTGAGTCAATTTTTAAAACATGCAGTTGACTTGGCCAAAATGGTTGAAGGTCAAACTGGAGTCAACCCACCTGTAGGTGCAATCGTAGTTAAAGAAGGTCGTATCGTTGGCCTAGGCGCCCACTTACAGCGAGGAGACAAACATGCAGAAGTACAAGCGTTGGAAATGGCGCAAGAAAAAGCTAAGGATGCTACAATTTACGTTTCGCTAGAACCATGTTCACATTACGGTACTACGCCACCTTGCGTAGAGAAAATAATTGAATATGGCATTAGCAAAGTTGTTTATGCTGTTAAAGATACAACTTTAATGTCGGATAGTGACGATATATTAAATGAAGCAGGTATTGAAGTAGAATTTAGCTATAACGAAGAAGCTGCACAACTATGTAATGACTTTTTCAAAGCTAAAAAGAATGGTAAACCAGAGGTAACTGTAAAAGTTTCTTGTAGCTTAGATGGTAAACAGGCGAATGATAATGGCCAAAGCCAGTGGATTACCAATAGATCAGTTAAGCAAGACGTGTTTAATTTAAGACATAAACATGATGCTGTATTAACTGGCAGAGAAACTTTAATAGCTGATGATCCTCAATATACAACGCGTATAGAAAATGGCAAAAACCCTGTCAAAGTGATATTAACTAAAACAGGCGATATCGATTTTGATTTAAAAATATTTAGCGATATGACCACGCCTATATTAATATATACAGAAAATAAGGCGCTAACGTCTACGCTTCCACAAGTGAAAATTATTTATATGGAAAACAGTAATATTGCAAATATATTGGAAGACTTATATTTACGTGGTGTTGGAAAATTACTTGTTGAAGCAGGTCCAACCATTACGTCTACATTTATAGAAACAAAAGAATTTAATAAACTCATCATCTACTATGCCCCGAAAGTGATAGGTGGTTCTGGTAAATATCAATTTTATTCAACAGACAATGTTTTTGAATTATCAGAAGTGCAAAACTTTGAAATTGTTAATTCTCGAATGCTTGAGAACAACTTAAAATTAGAACTGCGAAAGAAGTGA
- a CDS encoding aldo/keto reductase: MQTTKFYNGNEMPVLGLGTFRVENSDECKEAVKHAIISGYRSIDTAMIYENEAKVGEGIAEGLAATGLDRSDLFVTSKLWLADYGRNNVEQAYETSLEKLGLDYLDLYLMHWPGTDEALMIDTWKGMEDLYKADKVKNIGVSNFTPQHLEALLAQVSIKPVINQVEFHPYLTQNELRRYLEVQGIVAESWSPLMNAQILEDELVKEIATEVGKTPAQVIIRWNIQNDVVVIPKSVTPSRIEENLAVFDFELTEEQITKLNNLNEDKRIGPDPNEFTGQ, from the coding sequence ATGCAAACAACTAAATTTTATAATGGAAATGAAATGCCAGTACTTGGTTTAGGAACATTTAGAGTTGAGAATAGCGATGAATGTAAAGAAGCGGTGAAACATGCCATTATAAGTGGCTACAGAAGTATAGATACAGCGATGATTTACGAAAACGAAGCCAAAGTAGGCGAAGGTATTGCCGAAGGTCTAGCAGCTACTGGGTTAGATCGCAGTGATTTATTTGTGACTTCAAAATTATGGTTAGCTGACTATGGTCGAAATAATGTGGAACAAGCATATGAAACAAGTCTAGAAAAATTAGGATTAGATTATCTAGATTTATATTTAATGCATTGGCCGGGGACTGATGAAGCATTAATGATAGATACGTGGAAAGGCATGGAAGATTTATATAAAGCTGACAAAGTGAAAAACATTGGCGTGAGCAACTTTACGCCACAACATTTGGAAGCATTATTAGCTCAAGTATCCATAAAACCAGTCATTAATCAGGTAGAATTTCACCCATACTTAACTCAAAATGAATTAAGAAGATATTTAGAAGTTCAAGGTATAGTGGCTGAGTCTTGGTCACCGTTAATGAATGCCCAAATTTTAGAAGATGAGTTAGTAAAAGAAATTGCAACAGAAGTAGGTAAAACGCCAGCACAAGTTATTATTCGATGGAACATTCAAAATGATGTCGTTGTTATTCCAAAATCAGTTACGCCTTCAAGAATCGAAGAGAACTTAGCTGTCTTTGATTTTGAATTAACTGAAGAACAAATTACTAAATTAAACAATTTAAACGAAGATAAACGTATTGGACCAGATCCAAACGAGTTTACAGGTCAATAA
- a CDS encoding transaldolase produces MAKLNVEVFADGADIEQMKAAYKNKEVDGFTTNPSLMAKAGVTDYKAFAEEAVKEIPDASISFEVFADDLETMEKEAEILKQYGDNVFVKIPVVNTKGESTISLIKKLSADNVRLNITAVYTLDQVKEITEAVTEGVPTYISVFAGRIADTGVDPIPMVKEAVEIAHSKEGVKLLWASCREVINVIQADEVGADIITCPGDVVKKVNNNLGRDINELSVDTVEGFAKDIKASGLSIL; encoded by the coding sequence ATGGCAAAATTAAATGTTGAAGTGTTTGCAGATGGTGCAGATATCGAACAAATGAAAGCAGCTTACAAAAATAAAGAGGTTGATGGTTTTACTACAAACCCAAGCTTAATGGCTAAAGCAGGCGTAACAGATTATAAAGCTTTCGCTGAAGAAGCTGTTAAAGAAATTCCTGATGCTTCAATTTCTTTTGAAGTCTTTGCAGACGATTTAGAAACTATGGAAAAAGAAGCAGAAATCTTAAAACAATATGGTGATAATGTTTTTGTTAAAATTCCAGTTGTGAACACTAAAGGTGAATCAACTATTTCTTTAATTAAAAAATTATCAGCTGATAATGTACGTTTAAACATTACTGCAGTTTACACTTTAGACCAAGTAAAAGAAATTACTGAAGCAGTAACTGAAGGCGTACCAACATATATTTCAGTATTTGCTGGACGTATCGCTGATACTGGTGTTGATCCAATTCCAATGGTTAAAGAAGCTGTTGAAATTGCTCACAGCAAAGAAGGCGTTAAATTACTATGGGCTAGCTGTAGAGAAGTAATCAATGTTATTCAAGCTGACGAAGTTGGCGCTGATATTATCACTTGCCCTGGTGACGTTGTTAAAAAAGTAAACAATAACTTAGGTCGTGACATTAATGAACTTTCTGTTGATACAGTAGAAGGTTTTGCGAAAGATATTAAAGCTTCTGGATTATCAATCTTGTAA
- a CDS encoding sigma-70 family RNA polymerase sigma factor, translated as MLKKADLEQHLYIIHHLLHRYNITYDYDEFFQLLLIRMWQLILQYNPTLSKSLSSYLYIRLRYYLFDLLRSATRQMTTTDITHIHLQSSDAMRITENQLILEHFLTKLSPNEQRWIQLAYQGYKQYEIAHYMNRSLSSVKLYKKSVKDKFFSFLNYGKE; from the coding sequence ATGTTAAAAAAGGCTGATCTTGAACAACATCTATATATTATTCATCATTTGCTTCATCGTTACAATATCACTTATGACTATGACGAATTTTTCCAATTATTATTAATACGTATGTGGCAACTCATACTACAATACAACCCTACTTTATCAAAATCATTATCCTCATACTTATACATCCGTTTACGCTACTATCTATTCGATTTACTACGCTCTGCCACACGTCAAATGACGACGACTGATATTACCCATATCCATTTACAATCCTCAGATGCAATGCGAATTACAGAAAATCAGTTAATTCTAGAACATTTTTTAACTAAATTATCCCCTAATGAACAACGATGGATACAATTAGCTTATCAAGGCTACAAACAATACGAAATTGCACATTATATGAATCGTTCACTATCTTCAGTAAAGTTATATAAAAAATCAGTTAAAGACAAATTCTTTTCTTTTTTAAATTATGGAAAGGAGTAA
- a CDS encoding osmoprotectant ABC transporter substrate-binding protein, whose amino-acid sequence MKFLKCFTLFLIFCAIFLTGCDLPGLNGGQSKKDIKITALATSESQIMAYMLKDKIEHDSHGKYTASIINNLGSASIEHNAIINGDAEISSTRYTGTDLIGALNHKPVRDSQKAMSITQSLFKKKFNQTFFNSYGFENTFAFMVTQETAKKYNLHKVSDLRKIKDKVKVGTDTTWIKRGGDGYAPFKSFYGFGFKQLKPMQIGLVYDALKNKKLDVALGYTTDGRIAAYHLKVLKDDRKFFPPYDASPLATNKLLNKHPGVKKSMKALEDKVSTEEMQKLNYKADGKGIEPAVVAQQYLQKHHYFDKQQ is encoded by the coding sequence ATGAAGTTTTTAAAATGTTTCACTTTATTTCTAATATTTTGCGCAATATTTTTGACGGGTTGTGATCTCCCAGGATTAAATGGTGGTCAGTCAAAAAAAGATATTAAAATTACTGCCCTAGCGACTAGTGAGTCTCAAATAATGGCTTATATGCTAAAAGATAAAATCGAACACGATTCGCATGGTAAATATACTGCCTCTATAATTAATAACTTAGGTTCAGCATCTATCGAACATAATGCAATAATTAATGGCGATGCCGAAATATCGAGTACGCGTTATACAGGTACAGATTTAATAGGCGCATTGAATCATAAGCCTGTGAGAGACTCTCAAAAGGCAATGTCGATAACGCAATCATTGTTTAAAAAGAAATTTAATCAAACTTTCTTTAACTCATATGGTTTTGAAAATACATTTGCCTTTATGGTAACGCAGGAAACTGCAAAAAAGTATAACTTACATAAAGTTTCTGATTTGAGAAAAATTAAAGACAAAGTTAAAGTTGGTACAGATACCACTTGGATTAAACGTGGCGGCGATGGTTACGCACCGTTTAAATCGTTTTATGGATTTGGTTTTAAACAATTAAAGCCAATGCAAATTGGCTTGGTATATGATGCCTTAAAAAATAAAAAACTTGATGTTGCATTAGGTTATACTACTGATGGTAGAATTGCAGCATATCATTTAAAAGTACTAAAAGATGATAGAAAATTTTTCCCACCATACGATGCAAGTCCACTAGCAACGAATAAATTATTGAACAAACATCCAGGTGTGAAAAAATCTATGAAAGCATTGGAAGACAAAGTTTCGACAGAAGAAATGCAAAAGTTAAACTATAAAGCTGATGGCAAAGGAATTGAACCAGCTGTAGTCGCACAACAGTATTTACAAAAACATCATTACTTTGATAAACAACAATAG
- the crcB gene encoding fluoride efflux transporter CrcB codes for MQYVYIFFGGAIGALLRYLLSFINHEGTTLPIGTFIANLIGALLMGFLGTLAVTYFGNNPQLKKGITTGFVGALTTFSTFQFEMVSMFNAQAFTTLFIYGISSYILGICFCYIGVKIGGKL; via the coding sequence ATGCAATATGTCTATATCTTTTTCGGTGGTGCCATCGGTGCACTGTTAAGGTATTTATTATCATTTATCAATCATGAAGGTACAACTTTACCTATCGGAACTTTTATAGCTAATCTTATAGGTGCTTTGTTGATGGGTTTTCTAGGTACATTGGCAGTCACATATTTCGGTAATAATCCACAACTCAAAAAAGGTATTACAACGGGTTTCGTTGGCGCATTAACTACATTTTCTACGTTTCAGTTTGAAATGGTGTCTATGTTCAACGCACAAGCTTTCACCACGCTATTCATTTACGGCATTAGTAGTTATATTCTAGGTATTTGTTTCTGCTATATTGGCGTTAAAATAGGAGGTAAATTATAA
- a CDS encoding helix-turn-helix transcriptional regulator, which produces MNYLSQIYMNSDELHTLNTPHCVNIFLVLEGQIRINKYYGEKAFEKGQVIVVFDYEDNYIVNRNGILACISINNQSYNRFSLANRKALFEIDNADTMIIKTYLETLKAILEKDYFNSDIGVVKLINCAMAILTHEQKEMKNNSQSSELIKNIVQFINENYKRPLTLSSLAQVFFVNRSYLSREFSRKMNMTLMKYIKKVKIYNVSRELLENRSPDSAWREYGYTSYKTFLNDFKNIMGTTPSDFLINQKYRQYTVNESDNNIYEIINTYYQELIS; this is translated from the coding sequence ATGAATTATTTAAGCCAAATTTATATGAACAGCGATGAGTTACATACGTTGAACACGCCACACTGTGTTAATATTTTTTTAGTTTTAGAAGGACAAATTAGAATAAATAAATATTATGGGGAAAAGGCTTTTGAGAAAGGGCAAGTCATTGTCGTCTTTGATTATGAAGATAACTATATTGTTAATAGAAACGGTATTTTAGCGTGTATCTCTATTAATAATCAAAGTTATAATAGATTTTCGTTGGCTAATCGTAAAGCATTATTCGAAATTGATAATGCGGATACAATGATTATTAAGACATACTTAGAAACGTTAAAAGCAATATTAGAAAAAGACTATTTCAATAGTGATATAGGCGTAGTTAAACTAATCAACTGTGCAATGGCTATATTAACCCATGAACAAAAAGAAATGAAAAATAATTCTCAATCGAGTGAGCTTATTAAAAACATCGTGCAATTTATAAATGAAAACTATAAGCGACCTTTAACATTGTCATCGCTAGCCCAAGTGTTTTTTGTTAATAGAAGTTATTTATCACGTGAATTTTCGCGTAAAATGAATATGACGTTGATGAAATATATAAAGAAAGTGAAAATCTATAATGTCTCACGAGAATTATTAGAAAATAGATCGCCAGATTCAGCTTGGCGTGAATATGGTTATACTTCATATAAAACTTTTCTCAATGATTTTAAAAACATTATGGGTACGACGCCCTCTGATTTTTTAATAAATCAAAAATACCGTCAATACACTGTTAACGAAAGTGATAATAATATTTATGAAATTATAAACACTTATTATCAAGAATTAATAAGTTAA
- a CDS encoding FAD/NAD(P)-binding protein encodes MKIAIVGAGTAGVTLLKEMVKYDEFNDVSVDIYDNKVNMGQGVPFQNDSDQLLINLPARQMSINLDKPEEFFEWYEEQKEFKYMNPEYLPRFIFGHYMKSYLNKYNDEYNNVSLISEEVQEIFIESNIGDTALKYNICTSDDIDSCRTYDCVFLTIGTLSYHDPYNLKGTKGYIQSPYPTYNTLDEVDDTDSIAVIGTGLASLDVIRYVTEHHPNLPITVTSRKGALPRVRGNMPDLEFKYLTPENFNELKRQHFGTVPLEEAMKLFDLECEYYNIQVNKMLDVNMENHIEQLEFDLNHPDELGSFQSLLEGIKENMNWIWNSFSRTDQIEFLNRYQRILKANSNPMPPRTAELIIHGIKNNLVKIKPNLKNVTYDSNKFNFQYDDGKDTHEQYDVGKDTHEQYDVVINATGSKTHLADLDADDQLVINLENRQLIQAHPLGGIQIVPETNQVISPRFGTLNDVYALGQLTNGINQSRNGVMMIVKQAVGVVSQLFKS; translated from the coding sequence ATGAAAATAGCAATAGTAGGCGCTGGAACGGCAGGCGTAACGTTATTAAAAGAGATGGTCAAATATGATGAGTTTAATGACGTAAGCGTAGATATTTATGATAATAAAGTCAATATGGGTCAAGGCGTGCCATTCCAAAATGACAGTGATCAATTATTAATCAATCTACCAGCAAGACAAATGTCTATTAATTTAGATAAGCCAGAAGAATTTTTTGAATGGTATGAAGAGCAAAAAGAATTTAAATATATGAATCCAGAATATTTACCGCGATTCATTTTTGGACATTATATGAAGTCATATCTTAATAAGTACAATGATGAATATAACAATGTTTCATTGATTTCAGAAGAAGTTCAGGAAATTTTTATTGAGTCGAATATCGGTGATACAGCATTAAAATATAACATTTGTACCTCTGATGATATAGACTCATGTCGTACTTATGATTGTGTCTTTTTAACAATAGGGACATTATCTTATCACGATCCATATAATCTTAAAGGTACTAAAGGATACATACAGTCACCTTACCCAACCTATAATACTTTAGATGAGGTAGATGACACAGATAGTATCGCAGTTATTGGTACAGGTTTAGCAAGTTTAGATGTAATCAGATATGTGACGGAACATCATCCAAATTTACCAATTACCGTTACAAGTAGAAAAGGGGCGTTACCTCGTGTAAGAGGGAATATGCCTGACCTTGAATTTAAATATCTTACGCCAGAGAATTTTAATGAATTAAAACGACAACATTTTGGAACTGTACCACTTGAAGAGGCGATGAAGTTATTTGATTTAGAGTGTGAATATTATAATATTCAAGTCAACAAAATGTTAGATGTTAATATGGAAAACCACATAGAGCAATTGGAATTTGATTTGAATCACCCAGACGAATTAGGAAGTTTTCAAAGTTTATTAGAAGGTATTAAAGAAAATATGAATTGGATTTGGAATAGTTTTTCAAGAACGGATCAAATTGAATTTTTGAATAGATACCAACGCATTTTAAAAGCGAATTCTAATCCGATGCCACCGAGAACGGCAGAGTTAATTATTCATGGTATCAAAAATAATCTTGTAAAAATTAAACCGAATTTAAAAAATGTAACTTATGATAGCAATAAATTTAATTTCCAATATGATGATGGTAAAGATACACATGAACAATATGATGTTGGTAAAGATACACATGAACAATATGATGTCGTTATTAATGCCACTGGTTCTAAAACACATTTAGCAGATTTAGATGCGGATGATCAGCTTGTAATTAATTTGGAAAATAGACAACTGATACAAGCGCATCCGCTTGGAGGTATTCAAATAGTACCGGAAACGAACCAAGTAATTAGTCCGAGGTTTGGTACGTTAAATGACGTCTATGCATTAGGTCAATTGACTAATGGGATTAACCAATCAAGAAATGGAGTTATGATGATTGTTAAACAAGCTGTTGGCGTTGTAAGCCAATTGTTTAAATCATAA
- a CDS encoding competence protein ComK, translating to MTDYKDLLFIKTHESKDGQTLCHYKTHDYVYPTVIKNVLSYYLELHNKSLATQTKVAKRLLDINKLVPIYIHKELVLFPIKQKRAPIQYYINAHFIIGIKSKRNLSTIQFEDGHYLMVDEHFYLVLKKWKESCALKYLLTKN from the coding sequence ATGACAGACTATAAAGATTTACTATTTATCAAAACTCATGAAAGTAAAGATGGCCAAACTTTATGCCACTATAAAACACACGACTATGTTTATCCTACAGTAATCAAAAATGTTTTATCCTATTATTTAGAACTTCACAATAAATCCTTAGCTACACAAACAAAGGTAGCAAAACGATTATTAGATATTAACAAGTTAGTTCCTATTTATATTCATAAGGAACTTGTATTATTCCCAATAAAACAAAAGCGCGCACCAATACAATATTATATTAATGCGCACTTTATCATCGGAATCAAAAGTAAACGTAATTTATCTACGATTCAATTCGAAGATGGTCATTACCTCATGGTCGATGAACACTTTTATTTAGTTTTAAAAAAATGGAAAGAAAGTTGTGCTTTGAAATATCTATTGACTAAAAATTAG
- a CDS encoding N-acetylglucosaminidase, translating into MKKHKKGAVLSIIGLLIILGIVACIVFSMISDQIFFKEVNQQEKVENLKVSLEKASKKQIHNYTSQQVSSKDNKSWRDASSTEIKSAMDSKKLIDSDTQKYQFLELDKYQGIDANRIKRMLIDNPMLLNHTNDFIKAAKHKHVNEVYLISHAILETGSAKSELASGVEIDGKKYYNFFGVGALDKDPVKTGSEYAKKHGWDSPRKAIEGGADFIHGHFLSKKDQNTLYSMRWNPQNPGEHQYATDIKWAESNARLMADFYKDMKTEGKYYKYFVYKDDKKHRDEDK; encoded by the coding sequence ATGAAAAAGCATAAAAAAGGCGCTGTATTATCAATAATAGGACTATTGATAATCTTAGGTATTGTTGCATGTATCGTCTTTTCAATGATTTCAGATCAAATATTTTTCAAAGAAGTAAATCAACAAGAAAAAGTTGAAAATTTAAAAGTATCATTAGAAAAGGCATCAAAAAAACAAATACATAATTATACAAGTCAGCAAGTATCTAGTAAGGATAATAAATCTTGGCGAGATGCGTCATCAACAGAAATAAAAAGCGCTATGGACAGTAAAAAATTAATCGATAGTGATACACAAAAATATCAATTTTTAGAATTAGATAAGTATCAAGGCATCGATGCAAATAGAATTAAACGTATGTTAATTGATAACCCAATGTTATTAAATCATACAAATGATTTTATCAAGGCAGCTAAACATAAACATGTAAACGAAGTATATTTAATTTCTCACGCTATTTTAGAAACTGGTTCGGCTAAAAGTGAATTAGCAAGTGGTGTGGAAATTGATGGTAAGAAATATTATAATTTCTTCGGTGTAGGCGCGCTAGACAAAGATCCAGTGAAAACTGGTTCTGAATATGCCAAGAAACACGGTTGGGATTCACCTAGAAAAGCCATAGAAGGTGGCGCAGATTTTATTCATGGTCATTTCTTATCCAAGAAAGATCAAAATACTTTATATAGCATGAGATGGAATCCACAAAATCCTGGTGAACACCAATATGCTACAGATATTAAATGGGCAGAAAGTAATGCGAGGTTAATGGCTGATTTTTATAAAGATATGAAGACTGAAGGTAAATATTATAAATATTTCGTTTATAAAGATGATAAAAAACATCGTGACGAAGACAAATAA
- the ribB gene encoding 3,4-dihydroxy-2-butanone-4-phosphate synthase, which translates to MHLDDIEQALSELKRGKSIIVVDDEDRENEGDLVAVTEWMQDNTVNFMAKYGRGLICAPVSKDIAHHLELDAMVKNNSDVYGTDFTVSIDHVDTTTGISAPERMLTARALIDEQSQPTSFNRPGHLFPLIAKDNGVMERIGHTEASVDLAKLTGAKPAALICEIMNEDGTMAKGDSLQAFREQHDLVMISIADLVEYRKAQETHIEAKAEVAMPTEYGDFKMIGFTTSSSRDELVAVIKDKPRTTENVRIHSSCLTGDIFHSQRCDCGEQLAESMKYIEEHGGMIIYLPQEGRGIGLINKLRAYELIEQGYDTVSANIALGFDEDLRDYKDAAAILKYLGVENVNLLSNNPTKFQSLEKYGINITKRIELIVPENEHNHDYMTTKKNKMGHLL; encoded by the coding sequence ATGCATTTAGATGATATAGAACAGGCTTTAAGCGAACTTAAACGTGGTAAAAGCATTATCGTTGTAGATGATGAAGATAGAGAGAACGAAGGAGATTTAGTAGCTGTAACAGAATGGATGCAAGATAATACAGTAAATTTTATGGCGAAATATGGCAGAGGTTTAATCTGTGCACCAGTCAGTAAAGATATTGCACATCATTTAGAACTAGATGCCATGGTTAAAAATAACTCAGATGTTTACGGTACTGATTTTACTGTCAGTATTGATCATGTAGATACCACTACAGGTATTAGTGCACCAGAAAGAATGTTAACTGCACGTGCATTAATAGACGAACAATCACAACCAACTTCATTTAACAGACCTGGGCATTTATTCCCACTTATAGCTAAAGATAATGGTGTCATGGAGAGAATTGGACATACTGAAGCTTCTGTTGATTTAGCAAAGTTAACTGGTGCCAAACCTGCTGCTTTAATTTGTGAAATTATGAATGAAGACGGCACAATGGCTAAAGGTGATTCATTACAAGCTTTTCGTGAACAACATGATTTAGTAATGATTTCAATTGCTGATTTAGTCGAATATAGAAAAGCTCAAGAAACTCATATCGAAGCTAAAGCTGAAGTGGCAATGCCAACAGAATATGGCGATTTCAAAATGATTGGTTTTACAACTTCTAGCTCGAGAGATGAATTAGTTGCTGTAATTAAAGATAAACCAAGAACAACCGAAAATGTACGTATTCATTCATCATGTTTAACTGGTGATATTTTCCATAGTCAACGTTGTGATTGTGGTGAACAATTAGCTGAATCAATGAAGTATATCGAAGAACATGGTGGTATGATTATTTACCTTCCTCAAGAGGGTAGAGGTATTGGCTTAATAAATAAATTAAGAGCATACGAATTAATTGAGCAAGGATATGATACGGTTTCTGCGAATATCGCATTAGGCTTTGATGAAGATTTACGTGATTATAAAGATGCGGCAGCAATATTAAAATATCTAGGCGTTGAAAATGTTAATCTATTGAGTAATAATCCAACTAAATTTCAAAGCCTAGAAAAATACGGCATTAATATCACTAAAAGAATAGAATTGATTGTGCCTGAAAATGAACACAATCATGACTATATGACAACTAAGAAAAATAAAATGGGTCATTTACTATAG